In the genome of Bradyrhizobium arachidis, one region contains:
- a CDS encoding DEAD/DEAH box helicase, with product MSFSNLGLSEKVLAAVAATGYTNPTPIQEQAIPHVLARKDVLGIAQTGTGKTAAFVLPMLTILEKGRARARMPRTLILEPTRELAAQVKENFDRYGAGQKLNVALLIGGVSFGDQDAKLMRGVDVLIATPGRLLDHTERGGLLLTGVELLVIDEADRMLDMGFIPDIERICKLVPFTRQTLFFTATMPPEIRRITEAFLHNPQKVEVSRPATTAVTVTQAQVPAGREAHEKRELLRRLLREAKDLKNAIIFCNRKREVAIVHKSLQKHGFSVGALHGDMDQPARMAALDQFRKGELPLLVASDVAARGLDIPEVSHVFNFDVPHHADDYVHRIGRTGRAGRTGTAISIVTPLDQKSMVAIEKLIGQSIPRAEGDYEVHADSGEQSERPRGRERERSRGGRGKPQRGRDRERSHEPREPRGEARHASERPSAEARPAAEARPAREARPPREARQSSEPRHGSRQQASNSHVPSIGRPEPRRQREADTEPGDHSHLPAFLLRPVRSSPAGA from the coding sequence ATGTCCTTTTCAAATCTCGGACTGTCCGAAAAAGTCCTCGCCGCAGTGGCGGCCACCGGTTACACCAATCCCACCCCCATTCAGGAACAGGCGATCCCCCACGTCCTCGCACGCAAGGACGTGCTCGGCATCGCCCAGACCGGCACCGGCAAGACCGCGGCCTTCGTGCTGCCGATGCTCACCATCCTCGAAAAGGGTCGTGCCCGGGCGCGCATGCCACGCACGCTGATCCTGGAGCCGACCCGCGAGCTCGCGGCGCAGGTCAAGGAAAACTTCGACCGCTACGGCGCCGGCCAGAAACTCAACGTTGCGCTACTGATCGGCGGCGTCTCGTTCGGCGACCAGGATGCCAAGCTGATGCGCGGCGTCGACGTGCTGATCGCCACCCCGGGCCGCCTGCTCGACCACACCGAGCGCGGCGGCCTGCTGCTCACCGGCGTCGAGCTGCTCGTCATCGACGAAGCCGACCGCATGCTGGACATGGGCTTCATTCCCGACATCGAGCGCATCTGCAAGCTGGTCCCCTTCACGCGACAGACCCTGTTCTTCACCGCGACCATGCCGCCGGAGATCCGGCGCATCACCGAGGCCTTCCTGCACAACCCGCAGAAGGTCGAAGTCTCCCGCCCCGCCACCACCGCCGTGACCGTGACGCAGGCCCAGGTGCCCGCCGGGCGCGAGGCGCACGAGAAGCGCGAGCTGCTCCGCCGCCTGCTGCGCGAGGCCAAGGACCTCAAGAACGCGATCATCTTCTGCAATCGCAAGCGCGAGGTCGCGATCGTTCACAAATCGCTCCAGAAGCACGGCTTCAGCGTCGGCGCGCTGCACGGCGACATGGACCAGCCGGCCCGCATGGCCGCGCTCGATCAGTTCCGCAAGGGCGAGCTGCCCCTGCTCGTCGCCTCTGACGTCGCCGCGCGCGGCCTCGACATCCCCGAGGTCAGCCACGTCTTCAATTTCGACGTCCCCCATCACGCCGACGACTATGTCCACCGCATCGGCCGTACCGGCCGCGCCGGCCGCACCGGCACCGCGATCTCGATCGTGACGCCGCTCGACCAGAAGTCGATGGTGGCGATCGAGAAGCTGATCGGCCAGAGCATTCCGCGCGCCGAGGGCGACTACGAAGTCCATGCGGACTCGGGCGAGCAGAGCGAGCGTCCGCGCGGACGGGAACGCGAGCGCTCACGCGGCGGCCGCGGCAAGCCGCAGCGCGGTCGCGACCGCGAACGCAGCCATGAGCCGCGCGAGCCGCGTGGTGAGGCACGACACGCTTCTGAAAGGCCTTCAGCCGAAGCACGGCCCGCCGCTGAGGCGAGGCCCGCACGCGAGGCAAGGCCTCCGCGCGAAGCCAGGCAATCATCCGAGCCGCGTCACGGCTCGCGCCAGCAGGCCAGCAATTCGCATGTGCCGTCGATCGGCCGTCCCGAGCCACGCCGGCAGCGCGAGGCCGACACCGAGCCGGGCGATCATTCGCACCTGCCGGCGTTCCTGCTCCGGCCAGTGCGCTCTTCGCCCGCCGGCGCTTGA
- a CDS encoding caspase family protein — MTRRLFRILAALGLAMSLGGVALPAHAEKRVALVVGNNDYRNVPKLLKAVNDARTMGDTLKQLGFQVMVAENQNRQQFSETLLAFDRAIEPGDTAFFFYAGHGFEIAGQNYLLPTDVPAATEGQEELVRDASILADRIVERLQNKKARTSILVFDACRNNPFERAGTRAVAGGGGLAPMTQLPEGVFSVFSAGPRQTALDRLSNDDANPNSVFTRTFAKELLQPGENLVQVAQRTRRMVSEMADTVRHKQVPVYFDQMVDDVFLSGIAKDAAVRPAEPPPQKVAALPPVSVPRVPKEDTTNAPIASFSRHNGGWSVVFSFADPTLGISWRMAGKGEFRETGFIDTLDPRTRKRMPNPSIELPPDAQAGTIEVRYVDQSGDMQGPFPIRFDPEAALIRDQRKILDMTATSWLSFREFNGLLVYYTHLVSYRCAIREVRIGIDTAVPNQVLKMPNCDMRDPSAITAGMPLYMKLGPATQFVSVELTYRDGSVSEIKSFRTANRSNN, encoded by the coding sequence ATGACGCGTCGGCTTTTCAGAATTCTGGCGGCCCTTGGTCTGGCGATGAGCCTTGGCGGCGTCGCGCTGCCCGCACATGCCGAGAAGCGCGTCGCGCTCGTCGTCGGCAACAACGACTACCGCAACGTCCCGAAGCTGCTCAAGGCCGTCAACGATGCCCGCACCATGGGCGATACGCTGAAGCAGCTCGGCTTCCAGGTGATGGTCGCCGAGAACCAGAACCGTCAGCAATTCTCCGAGACGCTGCTCGCTTTCGACCGGGCGATCGAGCCCGGCGACACCGCGTTCTTCTTCTACGCCGGCCACGGCTTCGAGATCGCGGGCCAGAACTATCTGCTGCCGACCGACGTGCCGGCAGCGACCGAAGGTCAGGAAGAGCTGGTGCGCGACGCCTCCATCCTCGCCGACCGGATCGTCGAGCGGCTCCAGAACAAGAAGGCGCGGACCTCGATCCTGGTGTTCGATGCCTGTCGCAATAATCCGTTCGAACGCGCCGGCACGCGTGCGGTTGCCGGCGGCGGCGGGCTCGCGCCGATGACGCAGCTGCCCGAAGGCGTGTTCTCGGTGTTTTCGGCAGGTCCCCGCCAGACCGCGCTCGACCGTCTGTCCAATGACGACGCCAATCCCAATTCGGTGTTCACGCGCACCTTCGCCAAGGAGCTGCTCCAGCCCGGCGAGAACCTCGTGCAGGTGGCGCAGCGCACCCGCCGTATGGTCAGCGAGATGGCCGACACCGTCCGGCACAAGCAGGTGCCGGTCTATTTCGACCAGATGGTCGACGACGTCTTCCTCAGCGGCATCGCCAAGGACGCCGCGGTGCGGCCGGCCGAGCCACCGCCGCAGAAGGTCGCCGCGCTGCCGCCGGTGTCGGTGCCGCGCGTGCCGAAGGAGGACACCACCAACGCGCCGATCGCGAGCTTCTCGCGCCACAATGGCGGCTGGAGCGTGGTGTTCTCCTTCGCCGATCCGACGCTCGGCATATCCTGGCGCATGGCCGGCAAGGGCGAGTTCCGCGAGACCGGTTTCATCGACACGCTCGATCCGCGCACCCGCAAGCGGATGCCAAACCCCTCGATCGAGCTCCCGCCGGATGCGCAGGCCGGCACCATCGAGGTCCGCTATGTTGACCAGTCCGGCGATATGCAGGGGCCGTTCCCGATCAGGTTCGATCCCGAGGCCGCGCTGATCCGCGACCAGCGCAAGATCCTCGACATGACCGCGACGAGCTGGCTGTCATTTCGCGAGTTCAACGGGCTGCTGGTCTATTACACGCACCTCGTGTCCTACCGCTGCGCCATCCGCGAGGTGCGGATCGGCATCGACACTGCCGTGCCCAATCAAGTGCTGAAGATGCCGAATTGCGACATGCGCGATCCCAGCGCGATCACTGCCGGCATGCCGCTCTACATGAAGCTCGGCCCCGCCACGCAATTCGTTTCGGTGGAGCTGACTTATCGTGACGGCAGTGTCTCGGAGATCAAGAGTTTCCGCACGGCGAACCGCAGCAACAATTGA
- a CDS encoding helix-turn-helix domain-containing protein, which yields MYRWCTDEVEPHDRFDYWREVRAKGLFGVTAELQRERRADFFGEFSLRQLGGAGLVELKASPYTVERSASDIAYAPGDSICVYQQLGSGGWFGGMRASEFAIANGSFATSHTDLPYRTAPLAAGGFHLRIVKIPMSSIPAQDKRMRELAPKTFNDHALAPLLAACFTDLGEGAADESATDATSLVQALAHLALIERGIVRPGSRRGQAALRTARLSQARHLIVRHLQNPDLAPAMVSDQLGVSVRHLHMLFEAAEKSFSQTVTDERLKQSRRLMREAPERLIADIATSCGFESLATYYRVFNAAYGMAPGDFRAQGPEGR from the coding sequence GTGTATCGCTGGTGTACTGACGAAGTCGAACCGCATGACCGCTTCGACTATTGGCGCGAGGTGCGGGCCAAGGGATTGTTCGGCGTCACCGCCGAGCTCCAGCGCGAACGGCGCGCGGACTTCTTCGGCGAATTCTCGCTGCGCCAGCTCGGCGGCGCCGGCCTCGTCGAGCTGAAGGCCTCGCCCTATACGGTCGAGCGCAGCGCATCCGACATCGCCTACGCCCCTGGCGATTCCATCTGCGTCTACCAGCAGCTCGGCAGCGGCGGCTGGTTCGGCGGCATGCGCGCAAGCGAGTTCGCGATTGCCAATGGCAGCTTCGCCACCAGCCATACCGACCTGCCCTACCGCACCGCGCCGCTCGCCGCCGGGGGCTTCCACCTGCGAATCGTGAAGATCCCGATGAGCAGCATCCCGGCCCAGGACAAGCGGATGCGCGAGCTCGCGCCGAAGACCTTCAACGACCACGCTTTGGCGCCCTTGCTCGCGGCCTGCTTCACCGATCTCGGCGAGGGCGCCGCGGATGAGAGCGCGACCGACGCGACCTCCCTCGTCCAGGCCCTCGCCCATCTGGCGCTGATCGAGCGCGGCATCGTGCGGCCGGGCAGCCGCCGCGGACAGGCCGCGCTGCGGACCGCCCGCCTCTCGCAGGCGCGGCACCTGATCGTGCGCCACCTGCAAAACCCAGATCTGGCGCCGGCCATGGTGTCCGACCAGCTCGGCGTGTCCGTGCGCCACCTCCACATGCTGTTCGAGGCCGCCGAGAAGAGCTTCTCGCAGACCGTGACCGACGAGCGTCTGAAACAGAGCCGCCGCCTGATGCGCGAGGCGCCGGAACGGCTGATCGCCGACATCGCGACCTCGTGCGGCTTCGAGAGCCTTGCGACCTATTACCGGGTCTTCAACGCCGCCTATGGCATGGCTCCAGGCGATTTCCGCGCCCAGGGGCCGGAGGGGCGCTAG